The sequence CGATTCCAACTGGCAAATAGACTTTCCGCAGCGCCTCCTTGTTGCATTCCGGGCAACGGGTGAGGGGCGGATCGTCGAAATGTTGACGTCGATCGAACTGAACGCCGCAGTTATCGCAGCGGTAGGTGTAAATTGGCATGCCACACTCTTTTCGTCTTACTTAAAGGATTATAGTCGGCTTGGGATGGGGTTGCAAGAAAAAACGCGTTAGAAAGTCGTTAGCGTTTCGTTAGCCAGGGAGGGATTTCAGGTTGACGGCCGCGCCGCCGCAGGATATGATGAAGGTGCTACGTAGGCCGGCCGGGCGATCGCAAGCACCCGCGGGTGTTTGAGGAAAGTCCGCGCTCCAAAGAGCACGATGCCGGGTAACACCCGGGTGGGAAAACCTGCGGAAAGGGCCACAGAAAATGTCCGCCGGATTCGTCCGGTAAGGGTGAAAAGGTGGTGTAAGAGACCACCGGCACAGGCAGCAATGCCGGCGGCCAGGCAACCCCCGTCGGGAGCAAAACCAAGCAGGAGCGAAACCGCACTGCGG is a genomic window of Anaerolineales bacterium containing:
- a CDS encoding zinc ribbon domain-containing protein, which encodes MPIYTYRCDNCGVQFDRRQHFDDPPLTRCPECNKEALRKVYLPVGIVFKGSGFYATDHRSPSGQVASGSRKTEKADEKKESSTAEKND